The sequence CGGGAGCCCGGTGAGCTCTCGAGCGTTGTGCGTCCCCTGCAGAATCGACGTCAGTTCCATGGTCGTCCGGGCCCTCTCCTGATTTTGGTCTCAGCGTATCGGGAGTGCACATCCGGCGTTCTCACCGTTTCGGGGTGGGCGTGGACGTTTCGTCCTGTGCTGCACATATACAGGTATGGACCGAATCGAGGAGAACGAGATGCGCGGCATCGGGGATGACGATCTGGACCGCGCGCTGCAGGTCGCGGGCGAGCTGATCGCGCCGCGAACGCCGGAGCTGGAATGGGAGCTGGCGAGGCTCTCGGTCGCGACGAGAACGCGTGGTCGGCGAACTCGCTCCCATCGGGTCGGAGCGATCGCGGCCGCCGGTGGTGTCGCCCTCTTGTTGGCGGGCGGCGCAGCGGCCGCGGCCACAGGCCTCTGGCGGCCGTGGGCGGAGACGCCGGACGGGACGTTCACCTATGTGCTGCCCAGCGGGATCGAATGCGAGGAGCGGGTGGGCGAGATCACGGCCGAGAATCCCGAGGTGCGCGCGGCGATCCAGAGCATCTTCCGGGACACCGACGTCGTCGCGGCGGCCGATCCCGCGCAGTGGGAGCGTCGGCTGGAAGCGCAGCCCGACGTCACCGAGACCGCCCGCTCGTGGATCGAATCGGGCCGCTCCGCCCTCCCCACAGTCGACGACGTCATCGCGCAGATGGCCATGTCGCGCGCGGTGAACGACGTCGTCATCACCGAACTCGAGGAGCGCGGGTTCGACCCCGAGCGGCCGGACAACATGATCGCCTCGAGCGGGCAGGCGATCTGCACGGAGGAGGGCCGGCGAACCCGGTGTCGGGAGGGGGCGCCCGAGCCCGTGCCCTCGATTGCATCTCGGCATGCTCGCCGGATCTGCTGGCGTATTTCGAACGGAGAACGGCGAGCGCTGACGCCGCCGATCTCCTGTCCGAGACGATGCTCACGGCATGGCGGCGGATCGACGACCTGCCGAAGGACGACATCGAGGCGCGGATGTGGCTGTTCGGGGTCGCGAGGCGGATCCTCGCGAACGCCGAACGGGCATCCGTGCGGCGGTGGAAGCTCGCGGAGCGACTGCGGGGCCACCTGGCCACCCACCCGCACACGCACGACGATGCCCAGGCGATCGATGTGCGTGATGCGGTCCGCCGGCTCCCGGACGATCTGAGGGATCTGATCGGGCTCGTGCATTGGGAAGGCTTCACGCTCGAGGAGGCGGCGCGCATCATCGGCATCCCCGCGTCCACGGCGAGGGGGAGGTATCGGAATGCGCGGCGCCTGCTCGCTGACATGCTGCTGTCACCCCAGGCTGCCGGCTCAAGCGCCTCGGCCTCCGAGGGCGCCTGAGCCGGCGTGCCGTGTCAGCCGTTGACGGCCTTCTCGATCGCCTGCTCGAGGTCGTCCCACTCCTGCAGCTCGACCTTCCGGCCGTCGACGAAGAACGACGGGGTGCTGCTCACCTCGAGCTTCTCGCCGTCGCTCTTGTCGGCCTGCACGCGTTCCGCGGTGGCGGGGTCGGCGATCGCGGCGTCGTAGGCAGTCATGTCGAGGCCCAGGTCCTCGGCGAAGCCACGGAACACCTCTGGTGTCTCCTGGGGCTGCTCGCCCCACTGCGCCTGGGTCTCGAACAGCCGGTGGTACATGTCCTCGAATCGGTCCTGCTGCGCCGCCGCCTCGGCGGCGAGGGCGGCCTGGGTGGAGTTGATGTGCCCCGGCAGCGGGAAGTAGCGGACGACGTAGGTGATCTCGCCGTCGAACTTCTCGCGCAGCTCTTCGACGATCGGGTAGAACGCCCCGCACGCCTCACACTCGAAGTCGAGGAATTCGACCACGGTGACGGCGCCCTCGCCGCCGTCGTCGAGCACGTGCGAGTCGGTGCGCACGGTCTGCCGCTCCTCGCCTTCGGGTGGCGCGGTGGTCGCCTTCTGGTTGAGGGCGAACACGATGCCGACGATCAGCAGCACGATGGCGACGGCGATGGCGATCAGGGTCGCTTTGACAGAGTTCTTCATGGGGTCTCCAGACACAGGGGTACGACGGGGAAGGATGCCGCGCGAGGCGGCTCGCTGCACGCGTCGGGGGTCAGGTGCGGGAGATCGAGAGCTGTGTCAGGGAGAGGGCGGGGACGATGAGGCGCGGGCCGGCACGGCTCGGCGACGTCAGGCGGGGAGCGCGGGTGCGGAGGGGCCGGGAGCCCCGACCGCGAAGCCGGAGGAACAGCAGCACCAGTGCGACGCCGCACAGCACGGCGAGCACGCAGACGCCGATGTCGGAGGAGAGCACGTCGATGGCCGTCGCGCTGTCGGGGCCACCACCGGCGGACACGGTGTCAGTCGGAGACGAGACGCCGGACGCGAGGCAGAGGGTGGCGTGCACATCGGCCGGGCCGTGGGAGCTGGACCAGGCGCCGATCACCAGCAGGAGCGCGAGGCCGACGGCGGTGATCGCGCGGGCGATCAGCGTCCGATCAGCCCGCGCTCGCAGCATCCGATCCGGCGGTGAGGGCAGCATTTCCCGCGCAGTCTAGCAACGGTGCCTCTGTCTCTCCGGGGCCGGGCCACCGCTGACACGCCTACACTGGAGGGGTGGCGAGACTACTGATCGTCGGCGGCTTCCTCGCCGCCGTGTTCTGGGTGTACAGCATCGTCGATTGCGCAGTGCAGCCGGCGACGCGGCACCGGGGTGTGTCCAAGGCCGCCTGGATCGCGATCGTGGTGCTCCTCCCCGTGATCGGTGGAATCCTCTGGTTCGTGATCGGCCGGCGCCGTGCGAACGATTCCGGTACCCGCCCCGTCATCGCGCCGGACGACGATCCTGCGTTCCTGCGCAGCATCAGCAAGACCGAGCAGGATGCCCGCATCCGCCGCCTCGAAGAGGAACTCGCCCGTCTGGACGAGGAGACCGACGAGCCTCCCGCCTCGGACCCGCGCCCGTGACGTCGTCGCCGGCGATGGAGGCCGCGGCTTCCCTGATCGCCGACCTCGTCGCGAACGGTGTGCGCGACGTCGTGCTGTCGCCGGGCTCGCGCTCGCAGGCGCTCGCGCTCGCCGCCGTGCGCTTCGCCGATGACGGGCACGTGCGCGTGCACGTGCGCATCGATGAACGCGTCGCCGGGTTCACCGCGCTCGGGATCGCCCGGGAGACGGGTGTGCCCGTGGCCGTGATCTGCACCTCGGGCACGGCCGTCGCCAACCTGCTTCCTGCGGTGCTGGAGGCTTTCCACGCCGGTGTCCCGCTGCTGCTGCTGACCGCCGACCGTCCGCCCGAACTCCGCGGCGTCGGAGCGAATCAGGCGACGCGCCAAGAAGGTCTCTTCCACCCCTGGGTGCGTGACCAGATCGATGCCCCGGTTCCGGGGGACGGTGAATGGGCCGGGCTCGCCGAGCGTGCTGTGGCGGGCGCGATGGGCGCGCGCGAGGTCGATGGCGCGCTGCCCGGCGTTGCGGGCCCCGTGCACCTGAACCTCCCCGCCAGGGAACCGCTCTCGGGCGACCTCACCGCGACCACGGCAGCCCCGGGCGAAGCACCCCGTCCGCTCGCGGAGGAGCCGTTCGCACTCGAGCGCGGTCCGCGGACGGTCGTGATCGCGGGCGCCGATGCGGGAGCGGATGCCGAAGAGGTCGCCCACGCAGGAGGCTGGCCCCTGATCGCCGAGATCGTGAGCGGTGCGCGCTTCGGGCGACAGGTCGTGCACGGCTACCGTCGGCTGCTGTCGCGCGACGAGCTCGGCGGCCGGATCGAACGGGTCGTCGTGCTCGGCCACCCGACGCTCAGCCGTGAGGTGGCAGCACTCCTCGCCCGTACGGATGTCGACGTGATCACGGTGCGCCGAGGCGGGGAGGATCTGAACCTCAACCACCGCACCCGTGCCGTCGGCGCCGTGTCCGTCGCGCCCGGTCCCGCCGATCGCGCCTGGCTCGGCGACTGGCTCCAGGCCTCGGCCGCCGAGGTCGTCGACCTGAGCGAGAACGCCCCCGACCCCGACGGGCTGGCCTCCACGGACTTCGCCGCCCGCAGGGACGCCGTCAAGGCCGAGCTCGACGCCGTCCGCCGCCCGCTCGACCGTGCACTCCTGGTCGACGCCGTGTGGCGTGCCACCTGGCCGCACGACCGGCTGGTGTTCGGCTCTTCGCGGCTGGTGCGCGTCGCCGATCAGGTGCTCGGCGGCAAGAAGGTGCCCGTGCACGCCAACCGCGGACTCGCCGGGATCGACGGCACCATCGCGACGGCGACCGGCATCGCACTCGCCAGTCAGGCAGCCGGAGCCCCCGGTGTGACGAGGGTGCTGCTGGGTGATCTCGCCTTCCTGCACGACGTCGGTGCACTGCTGCTGCCTCCGGACGAGACCGAGCCCCGGCTCCAGGTCATCGTCGGCAACGACGGCGGCGGCACCATCTTCGACTCCCTGGAGGTCGCAGGGTCCGCGTCGCCGGCCGACCTCGATCGCGCTTTCTACACCCCGCACACCGTGCGCCTGGAGCACCTCGCGTCGGCCTACGGCTGGGAGTACCAGAGGGTCACGACCCGCACGGCGCTCGACCAGGCGCTGACCACTCCGCGCGGCGGCCGTCAGATCATCGAGGTGCCGCTGCCGCGTTGACTGGCAGGATGTGCGTATGGACGCGCACCGCTGGACGCAGACGCTACGAGTGGGCGAGGGATTCCGCCTCGCCGATCTCGACCCCGATACCAAGCCCGGATACGTCGGCGGCAAGTCGCACGGCGCCCGTGACCTCGCGGCGGGGCTCGAGAAGCTGAACGATCTGCAGGAGAGGTTGTTCGCCGAGAGTCGGGTCGGGGTGGCGAAGGATGCCGTACTGCTGGTGCTGCAGGCGATGGACTCGGCCGGCAAGGGCGGGATCGTGCGGCACGTGGTCGGCGGGGTCGATCCCCAGGGCGTCGCGCTCGCCGCGTTCAAGGCGCCGACACCCGAGGAGCGCAGCCACGACTTCCTGTGGCGTATCGAGAAGCGTCTGCCGGAGCCGGGCTTCATCGGGGTGTTCGACCGCTCCCACTACGAAGACGTCCTGATCGGCAAGGTGCGCGAGCTGGCGGACGCCGCGGAGATCGAGCGCCGGTACGACGCGATCAACGAGTTCGAGGCGCGCGTCGCGGCATCCGGCACCCGCATCGTCAAGGTCATGCTGCACATCTCGCCGGAGGAGCAGAAGGAGCGGCTCATGGAGCGGCTCGAGCGCCCGGACAAGTACTGGAAGTACAACCCCGGCGATGTGGACGAGCGGATGCTGTGGCCGCAGTACATGCAGGCGTACCAGACCGTGTTCGACCGCACCTCCACCGAGGCGGCCCCGTGGCACGTGATCCCGGCGAATGCCAAGTGGTACGCCCGCCTCGCGGTGCAGGAGCTGCTGCTCGCAGCCCTGGAGGACATCGACCCGCAGTGGCCGGTCGCCGACTTCGACGTCGAGGCCGAGAAGAAGCGCCTCGCCGCGAGCTGAGCGCGCTCAGGCCAGCGCGTCGACCAGCGGCCGGAACTTCACCCGCGTCTCGAGCAGTTCGCTCTCGGGGTCCGAGCCCGCGACGATCCCTGCGCCGGCGTATGCCGTCACCGCGATCTCCCCGGATCCTGCCGTGAACTGTGCGCAGCGCAGGGCGATAGCCCATTCGCCGTTGCCCGCGGCGTCCACCCAGCCGACCGGGCCGGCGTAACGGCCGCGGTCGAAGGGCTCGAGCTCGCGGATGGCGGCGATGGCCGCGGGCGTCGGGGTGCCGGCGACGGCGGCGGTCGGATGCAGCACCTGCACCAGGTCGAGCGCCGATTCGCCGTCGGCGAGCTCGCCCTCGACGTCTGTCGCGAGATGGAAGAGGTTCGGCAGCTTCAGAAGGAAGGGCTGCTCGCTCGCGGCCAACGCCCGGGTGTGCGTCCGGAGCGAGGCGAGCACGCTCTGCACGGCGTACTGGTGCTCGTCGAGATCCTTCGTGCTCGAGGCGAGGTGGGAGGATGCCGCGGTGTCGGCGTCCGCATCCGCTCCCCGGCCGATGGTACCGGCGAGCACACGAGCGGTCACGGTGCCGTCGTGCACCGTGACGAGGGTCTCCGGGCTCGCGCCGATCAGCCCGTCCACGGCGAAGGCCCAGGTGTCGGGGTAGCCGGTCGACAGGGCACGCACGAGACGGCGCAGGTCCGACCCGGCCGGGACGCTGCCGGTGAGGTCGCGCGCGAGCACGACCTTGCTCAGCTCGCCGTCGGCGATGCGTGTGAGCGCGCGGCGCACCGAGTTCTGGTAGCCCTGCGGGCTCTGGGCGCCCGGTCCGACGGTGCCGGCCCAGTGCGGACCGTACGGCTGGGTCGCGAACGGCTCCTCGGAGACGGGCGATGCGGCGAGGCGGATGCGGGTCTCCCAGAAGCGATCGCCGTGGCGCCCGAGCACCTGACTCGGCACGACGAGCACGCTGTCGGCCGCCGACTCCTCGTCGAAGGCGAACGCGCCGAAAGCCACCAGCCCGCTGCCGGGCAGGTCCACGGGGTCGGAGCTCTCGGCCTGTGCCACCATGCCTCGCCAGGCGTTCGCGAGCGCCGCAGTGCGCGACAGTCCGGCCGCCGACGGCTGACGGACCTCGGCCAGCGGTTCGCCGACCGCGACGATGCCGTCTCCGCGCCGCAGCCAGGCGAGCGGGCGGGCGGGATCCGCGTAGGCGAGGAGGTCTTCGACCGGGTCGATCTCTCGGGTCTCCACGACCAGGTGGGTGGTGTGCACGCATCCAGCCTATGCCGCTCTCACGGCACGGATCTGCGCCGACGTAGGGTGAACGGATGAGCGCTGCACGCCCCGCACCCGGCACCGAGATGGTCTTCCAGTGGCGCAAGTGGGACGGGTCGCCGCACTGGCGGCACGAGTGCGTGTATCTCGGCGCCGACGAATGGGGCGACTGGATCGGGCAGCCGGTGGGTTGGCACAGCTTCCGGCCCGGGGCCGAGTTCCATGCGGGCGGACCCAACGTCACGCTCGTTCCGGCGAGCGGCGACCACGCCGTGACGGTGAACCGTCGCCACCGCCGCGGCATGCGGATCTACATCGACCTGGGGTGGGACATCCACTGGTCCGACGACCCGCTCCTCGCGACCGGCATCGACATGGACCTCGATGTCGTGCGCGTGGCCGGGGCCCGGGGCACCTGGGTCGACGACCGCGACGAGTGGGCCGAGCACAGCGTCCGCTACGGCTATCCCGTCGACGTCATGGAGCATCTCGAGACGCTCGCGCTCGACCTGGAGGATCGGGTGCGCGCGCAGGTCGTACCGTTCGACGATGCCACCGCCGATCCGTGGCTCGACCGCCTCGAAGCCCTGGGCCTCGCGCCTAGACTGAACGCGTGACTTCGAACGAGAAGAACCGCGCCGACCTCGGCAAGGACCCCGCCCGCGTCAGCGGCATGTTCGACCAGGTCGCCGCCGGGTACGACCGCACCAACACGGCCATGACCTTCGGCAACGACGTGCTGTGGCGCGCGGCGACCACCCGTGCGGTCGCACCGAAGCCGGGGGAGCGGATCCTCGACCTCGGGGCAGGTACCGCGTCGTCGTCGGCGTCGCTCGCCCGCAGCGGTGCTGACGTCGTCGCGGCCGACTTCTCGCCCGGGATGCTGGCCGAGGGCGAACGTCGCCACGGTGCGATGCGCAACCTCTCGTTCGTGCAGGCGGATGCCACGGCGCTGCCGTTCGCGGATGCCGAGTTCGACGCGGTCACGATGTCGTACGCGCTGCGCAACGTCAACGATCCGAAGAAGGCGCTGCGCGAGCTGTATCGGGTGACCAAGCCCGGCGGCCGGCTCGTGATCAACGAGTTCTCCACGCCTCCGGGGAAGCTGTTCCGCGGCGCATACCGGTTCTACAACGCGCAGGTGCTGCCCCGTGTCGCCCGGGTGGCAGGCACGAACGGCGACGCGTACGACTACCTGAACGAGTCGATCCGCGAGTGGCCCGACCAGAAGAAGCTATCGGCCTGGATCCGCGAGGCGGGGTGGGGCGACGTGGCCTACCGCAACCTCACGTTCGGCATCGTGGCCCTGCACCGAGCGCGCAAGCCCGCGTGAGCGCCGCGCACGCAACTGCGGCATCCCGGCGCAGGTAGGCTGGGACCGTGACTTCGAGCCCCATCGCCCCGGGTTCACGGCTGGCCAGCCGTCTGGGGTTCAGCGACCGCGTGTTCATCGGCCCTGCCGCACGCAAGGTCGCGCGCGCGATCGAAGACGGCCTCGAGCTCGTCGAGACCGGCCTCGCCCAAGACGTCCGGGTCGCCGACCCGCTGGCCGATGCGGCCAGCCGCTATCTGTACGAGGCGGGCGGCAAGCGCATCCGTCCCGTGCTCACGCTGCTCGCCGCCCAACTCGGCGACGGCAACACCTCCGAGGTGATCGATGTCGCCAAGGCGCTGGAGATCACCCACCTGGGCTCGCTGTATCACGACGACGTCATGGACGGCGCCGACCGCCGTCGTGGCGTGCCGGCGGCGCATGCCGTGTGGGGCAACAACATCGCCATCCTCACCGGCGACATCCTCTTCTCCCGCGCCAGCCAGCTGATGTCCCGGCTCGGTGAGCGCGCCATCCGGCTCCAAGCCGACACGTTCGAGCGCCTGGTCCTCGGTCAGATGCACGAGACCCTCGGGCCGCAGCAGGACGACGACCCGATCGCGTTCTACATCCAGGTGCTCGCCGACAAGACCGGCTCTCTCATCGCCGCCGCCACGCAGGGCGGTGTGATCTTCTCCAACGCGCCGAGCGAGTACGAGGAGCCGCTGCGCATGTACGGCGAGAAGATCGGCGTCGCGTTCCAGCTGCTCGACGATGTGATCGACCTGTCGGCCAAGCCCGAAGAGACCGGGAAGGTGCCGGGTACCGATCTCCGCGCCGGCGTC is a genomic window of Microbacterium maritypicum containing:
- a CDS encoding RNA polymerase sigma factor — translated: MRGAGGRDHGRESRGARGDPEHLPGHRRRRGGRSRAVGASAGSAARRHRDRPLVDRIGPLRPPHSRRRHRADGHVARGERRRHHRTRGARVRPRAAGQHDRLERAGDLHGGGPANPVSGGGARARALDCISACSPDLLAYFERRTASADAADLLSETMLTAWRRIDDLPKDDIEARMWLFGVARRILANAERASVRRWKLAERLRGHLATHPHTHDDAQAIDVRDAVRRLPDDLRDLIGLVHWEGFTLEEAARIIGIPASTARGRYRNARRLLADMLLSPQAAGSSASASEGA
- a CDS encoding DsbA family protein, with the protein product MKNSVKATLIAIAVAIVLLIVGIVFALNQKATTAPPEGEERQTVRTDSHVLDDGGEGAVTVVEFLDFECEACGAFYPIVEELREKFDGEITYVVRYFPLPGHINSTQAALAAEAAAQQDRFEDMYHRLFETQAQWGEQPQETPEVFRGFAEDLGLDMTAYDAAIADPATAERVQADKSDGEKLEVSSTPSFFVDGRKVELQEWDDLEQAIEKAVNG
- a CDS encoding PLD nuclease N-terminal domain-containing protein, yielding MARLLIVGGFLAAVFWVYSIVDCAVQPATRHRGVSKAAWIAIVVLLPVIGGILWFVIGRRRANDSGTRPVIAPDDDPAFLRSISKTEQDARIRRLEEELARLDEETDEPPASDPRP
- the menD gene encoding 2-succinyl-5-enolpyruvyl-6-hydroxy-3-cyclohexene-1-carboxylic-acid synthase, whose translation is MEAAASLIADLVANGVRDVVLSPGSRSQALALAAVRFADDGHVRVHVRIDERVAGFTALGIARETGVPVAVICTSGTAVANLLPAVLEAFHAGVPLLLLTADRPPELRGVGANQATRQEGLFHPWVRDQIDAPVPGDGEWAGLAERAVAGAMGAREVDGALPGVAGPVHLNLPAREPLSGDLTATTAAPGEAPRPLAEEPFALERGPRTVVIAGADAGADAEEVAHAGGWPLIAEIVSGARFGRQVVHGYRRLLSRDELGGRIERVVVLGHPTLSREVAALLARTDVDVITVRRGGEDLNLNHRTRAVGAVSVAPGPADRAWLGDWLQASAAEVVDLSENAPDPDGLASTDFAARRDAVKAELDAVRRPLDRALLVDAVWRATWPHDRLVFGSSRLVRVADQVLGGKKVPVHANRGLAGIDGTIATATGIALASQAAGAPGVTRVLLGDLAFLHDVGALLLPPDETEPRLQVIVGNDGGGTIFDSLEVAGSASPADLDRAFYTPHTVRLEHLASAYGWEYQRVTTRTALDQALTTPRGGRQIIEVPLPR
- a CDS encoding polyphosphate kinase 2 family protein, whose amino-acid sequence is MDAHRWTQTLRVGEGFRLADLDPDTKPGYVGGKSHGARDLAAGLEKLNDLQERLFAESRVGVAKDAVLLVLQAMDSAGKGGIVRHVVGGVDPQGVALAAFKAPTPEERSHDFLWRIEKRLPEPGFIGVFDRSHYEDVLIGKVRELADAAEIERRYDAINEFEARVAASGTRIVKVMLHISPEEQKERLMERLERPDKYWKYNPGDVDERMLWPQYMQAYQTVFDRTSTEAAPWHVIPANAKWYARLAVQELLLAALEDIDPQWPVADFDVEAEKKRLAAS
- a CDS encoding isochorismate synthase MenF, producing MHTTHLVVETREIDPVEDLLAYADPARPLAWLRRGDGIVAVGEPLAEVRQPSAAGLSRTAALANAWRGMVAQAESSDPVDLPGSGLVAFGAFAFDEESAADSVLVVPSQVLGRHGDRFWETRIRLAASPVSEEPFATQPYGPHWAGTVGPGAQSPQGYQNSVRRALTRIADGELSKVVLARDLTGSVPAGSDLRRLVRALSTGYPDTWAFAVDGLIGASPETLVTVHDGTVTARVLAGTIGRGADADADTAASSHLASSTKDLDEHQYAVQSVLASLRTHTRALAASEQPFLLKLPNLFHLATDVEGELADGESALDLVQVLHPTAAVAGTPTPAAIAAIRELEPFDRGRYAGPVGWVDAAGNGEWAIALRCAQFTAGSGEIAVTAYAGAGIVAGSDPESELLETRVKFRPLVDALA
- a CDS encoding class I SAM-dependent methyltransferase; translation: MTSNEKNRADLGKDPARVSGMFDQVAAGYDRTNTAMTFGNDVLWRAATTRAVAPKPGERILDLGAGTASSSASLARSGADVVAADFSPGMLAEGERRHGAMRNLSFVQADATALPFADAEFDAVTMSYALRNVNDPKKALRELYRVTKPGGRLVINEFSTPPGKLFRGAYRFYNAQVLPRVARVAGTNGDAYDYLNESIREWPDQKKLSAWIREAGWGDVAYRNLTFGIVALHRARKPA
- a CDS encoding polyprenyl synthetase family protein, which translates into the protein MTSSPIAPGSRLASRLGFSDRVFIGPAARKVARAIEDGLELVETGLAQDVRVADPLADAASRYLYEAGGKRIRPVLTLLAAQLGDGNTSEVIDVAKALEITHLGSLYHDDVMDGADRRRGVPAAHAVWGNNIAILTGDILFSRASQLMSRLGERAIRLQADTFERLVLGQMHETLGPQQDDDPIAFYIQVLADKTGSLIAAATQGGVIFSNAPSEYEEPLRMYGEKIGVAFQLLDDVIDLSAKPEETGKVPGTDLRAGVPTMPYLLLKAEPDDAAVDLAARIDDGVALIADGADPAILDGPLDELRDHRVTQKTLELAHAWTRDAVDALAPLPRGTVREALTRFAETLAERSS